Proteins from a genomic interval of Sander vitreus isolate 19-12246 chromosome 6, sanVit1, whole genome shotgun sequence:
- the vamp1b gene encoding vesicle-associated membrane protein 3, producing MSAPDAAAPGGAPGAPGAPGADGAPGGAPPGPPNTSSNRRLQQTQAQVEEVVDIMRVNVDKVLERDQKLSELDDRADALQAGASQFESCAAKLKNKYWWKNCKMMIMMGIIGVIVVGIIFLYFFY from the exons AT GTCTGCCCCAGATGCCGCTGCTCCAGGTGGAGCCCCCGGTGCTCCGGGAGCCCCTGGTGCAGATGGAGCCCCAGGTGGCGCACCTCCTGGCCCACCCAACACCTCCAGCAACCGCAGGCTACAGCAGACACAGGCCCAAGTTGAGGAG GTGGTGGATATCATGCGAGTGAATGTGGACAAGGTTTTGGAAAGGGACCAGAAGCTTTCAGAGCTGGATGACAGAGCGGACGCTCTCCAAGCCGGAGCCTCCCAGTTTGAAAGCTGTGCAGCTAAGCTAAAGAACAAGTACTGGTGGAAGAACTGCAAG ATGATGATCATGATGGGTATCATCGGAGTCATTGTGGTTGGAATAATATTCT TGTACTTCTTCTACTGA